In a single window of the Pyrococcus sp. NA2 genome:
- the lysS gene encoding lysine--tRNA ligase has protein sequence MVHWADYVAEKIIRERGEKDRYVVESGITPSGYVHVGNFRELFTAYIVGHALRDKGYDVRHIHMWDDYDRFRKVPKNVPQEWKEYLGMPVSEVPDPWGCHESYADHFMEKFEEEVEKLDIEVDFLYASELYKSGEYSDEIRRAFENREKIMEILNKYREIAKQPPLPENWWPAMVYCPEHRKESEIIEWDGKWKVRYKCPEGHEGWVDIRSGNVKLRWRVDWPMRWAHFGVDFEPAGKDHLAAGSSYDTGKDIIREVYGKEPPLTLMYEFVGIKGQKGKMSGSKGNVILLSDLYEVLEPGLVRFIYARHRPNKEIKIDLGLSLLNLYDEFDRVERIYFGVEKGKGDEEELRRTYELSVPRRPERLVAQAPFRFLAVLVQLPHLTEEDIISVLVKQGHIPERLGDEDLDRIRLRIKLAKNWVEKYAPDEVKFTILDSPPKIDVKDDIREAMLEVAEWLEKREEVSVDELNNVLFDVAKKRGISSREWFSTLYKLFIGKERGPRLASFLASLDREFVIRRLRLEG, from the coding sequence GTGGTTCACTGGGCTGATTACGTCGCTGAAAAAATTATTCGGGAAAGAGGGGAGAAAGATAGGTATGTTGTTGAGAGTGGAATAACACCGAGCGGTTACGTTCATGTTGGTAACTTCAGGGAACTATTCACGGCTTACATAGTTGGACATGCCCTCCGGGATAAGGGATATGATGTTAGGCACATCCACATGTGGGATGACTACGACAGGTTTAGGAAGGTTCCAAAGAACGTTCCCCAGGAGTGGAAGGAATACCTTGGAATGCCCGTTAGTGAGGTTCCAGATCCCTGGGGTTGTCACGAGAGTTATGCGGATCATTTCATGGAGAAATTTGAAGAAGAAGTTGAAAAGCTTGATATAGAAGTTGACTTCCTTTACGCGAGCGAGCTTTACAAAAGTGGAGAGTATTCTGATGAAATCAGAAGAGCCTTTGAGAACAGGGAGAAAATAATGGAAATACTCAATAAGTATAGGGAGATAGCGAAGCAACCTCCTCTCCCCGAAAACTGGTGGCCTGCAATGGTTTACTGTCCTGAACATAGGAAGGAATCTGAAATTATTGAGTGGGATGGGAAGTGGAAGGTGAGGTATAAGTGTCCAGAAGGGCATGAAGGATGGGTTGACATTAGAAGTGGAAACGTCAAACTGAGGTGGCGTGTCGATTGGCCCATGCGGTGGGCTCATTTTGGCGTTGACTTTGAACCTGCAGGTAAAGATCATCTTGCCGCTGGTTCAAGCTACGATACCGGAAAGGATATAATTAGGGAAGTTTACGGAAAGGAGCCACCATTGACCTTGATGTACGAATTCGTTGGAATTAAGGGACAGAAAGGAAAGATGAGTGGTAGCAAGGGAAACGTTATCTTGCTAAGTGATCTGTATGAAGTCCTTGAGCCTGGGTTAGTCAGGTTCATCTATGCAAGACACAGGCCAAATAAGGAGATCAAGATAGACCTTGGCCTAAGTCTTCTCAACCTTTACGATGAGTTTGACAGAGTTGAGAGAATATATTTTGGAGTTGAAAAGGGTAAAGGAGATGAGGAGGAGCTGAGGAGGACTTATGAACTCTCTGTGCCAAGAAGGCCCGAAAGACTAGTAGCTCAGGCTCCCTTTAGATTCTTAGCCGTTTTAGTTCAGCTACCCCACTTAACTGAAGAGGATATAATATCGGTGTTGGTTAAGCAAGGGCACATTCCGGAGAGGCTTGGCGATGAGGACCTAGATAGGATAAGGCTAAGGATAAAGCTTGCCAAGAATTGGGTTGAGAAGTACGCACCCGATGAAGTGAAGTTCACAATTTTGGATTCCCCACCTAAGATTGATGTAAAGGATGACATTAGGGAGGCAATGCTTGAGGTTGCTGAGTGGTTGGAAAAGAGGGAGGAGGTCAGTGTCGATGAGTTAAACAACGTCCTCTTTGATGTTGCAAAGAAGAGGGGAATATCAAGTAGGGAGTGGTTCTCAACATTGTACAAGCTCTTCATAGGGAAGGAGAGGGGACCAAGGTTGGCAAGCTTCCTGGCTTCCCTGGATAGGGAATTCGTGATAAGGAGACTTAGGCTAGAGGGATGA